From one Nonomuraea polychroma genomic stretch:
- a CDS encoding glycoside hydrolase family 6 protein produces MLAVLLTAAAMAAAGAVVFASSTAQAADSAFYVDPQTNAAKWVAANPNDSRTPVIRDRIAAVPQGRWFATYNPSTVRGQVDSYVGAAAAAGKNPIMVVYAMPNRDCGGPSAGGAPDHASYRAWIDQIAAGLAGRPATIILEPDALAIMSNCMNASEQAAVKASMAYAGKKLRGQAKVYFDIGHDAWLGASEAASRLTGADVANSADGIAVNTSNYRATPGLVSYAKSVIAATGVSRLKAVIDTSRNGNGPSGSEWCDPPGRATGTWSTTNTGDAAIDAFLWVKPPGEADGCIAGAGQFVPQRAYDLAIAAPSPTATPTVTPTVTPTVTPTTGPGGCTATYKVTSQWQGGFQGEVTVKAGSSVISGWKVGWSFPNGQTITQLWNGNLSGSGTVSVTNLNWNGALAAGASTTFGFTGNWSGQNGTPSPVTCTAS; encoded by the coding sequence ATGTTGGCGGTGCTCCTGACGGCGGCCGCCATGGCCGCGGCAGGGGCGGTCGTGTTCGCGTCGTCCACCGCCCAGGCCGCCGACTCCGCTTTCTATGTGGATCCCCAGACCAACGCGGCCAAGTGGGTGGCCGCGAACCCCAACGACAGCCGTACCCCCGTGATCAGGGACAGGATCGCCGCCGTGCCGCAGGGCCGGTGGTTCGCCACGTACAACCCGTCGACCGTGCGCGGCCAGGTCGATTCCTACGTCGGCGCCGCCGCAGCGGCCGGCAAGAACCCGATCATGGTCGTGTACGCCATGCCGAACCGTGACTGCGGCGGCCCCAGCGCCGGCGGCGCCCCCGACCACGCGTCCTACCGCGCCTGGATCGACCAGATCGCGGCCGGGCTGGCCGGCCGCCCCGCCACGATCATCCTGGAGCCCGACGCCCTGGCGATCATGTCCAACTGCATGAACGCCTCCGAGCAGGCTGCGGTCAAGGCCTCCATGGCGTACGCGGGCAAGAAGCTCAGAGGCCAGGCCAAGGTGTACTTCGACATCGGCCACGACGCCTGGTTGGGCGCCTCGGAGGCCGCCTCCCGGCTGACCGGTGCTGACGTGGCCAACAGCGCCGACGGCATCGCGGTCAACACCTCCAACTACCGGGCCACGCCCGGGCTGGTCTCGTACGCGAAGAGCGTGATCGCGGCGACCGGCGTGTCCAGGCTGAAGGCCGTCATCGACACCAGCCGCAACGGCAACGGCCCGTCCGGCAGCGAGTGGTGCGACCCGCCCGGCCGCGCGACCGGCACCTGGAGCACCACGAACACCGGCGACGCGGCCATCGACGCCTTCCTCTGGGTCAAGCCCCCGGGTGAGGCCGACGGGTGCATCGCGGGTGCCGGGCAGTTCGTGCCGCAGCGCGCGTACGACCTGGCCATCGCCGCCCCGTCACCCACCGCCACCCCGACCGTGACCCCCACGGTCACGCCCACCGTGACGCCGACCACCGGCCCCGGCGGCTGCACCGCCACCTACAAGGTCACGAGCCAGTGGCAGGGCGGCTTCCAGGGTGAGGTCACCGTGAAGGCCGGCTCGTCCGTCATCTCCGGATGGAAGGTCGGCTGGTCCTTCCCGAACGGGCAGACGATCACGCAGCTCTGGAACGGCAACCTCTCCGGCAGCGGCACGGTCTCGGTCACGAACCTGAACTGGAACGGCGCCCTGGCCGCGGGCGCGTCCACCACGTTCGGCTTCACCGGCAACTGGAGCGGCCAGAACGGCACCCCGTCCCCGGTGACCTGCACCGCGTCGTGA
- a CDS encoding M15 family metallopeptidase, whose amino-acid sequence MAFVALASVSCGAAEPTASVAPEPTASTPAYETPGSPTATPTKPASPPAFTAKVSGISRDRLPYSWRPGCPVHYRDLRLVTLSYWGFDNKPHTGELVVRKTVTDDIVTVFKKLYGWRWPVYQMKLVDAYKADDFASIEANNTSAFNCRRATGSSNWSNHAYGEAIDINPQQNPYVTASGSTAHKNAEKYTERPMRGKGVINPGDKVVKAFAQVGWEWGGYWSGAKDYQHFSKGGG is encoded by the coding sequence ATGGCGTTCGTGGCGCTCGCGTCCGTTTCGTGCGGCGCAGCCGAGCCGACCGCGTCGGTCGCTCCTGAGCCCACGGCGTCCACTCCCGCATACGAAACACCCGGCTCGCCGACGGCCACGCCGACCAAGCCGGCCTCGCCGCCCGCGTTCACCGCCAAGGTGTCCGGCATCTCGCGCGACCGCCTGCCGTACTCGTGGCGGCCCGGGTGTCCCGTCCACTACCGGGACCTGCGGCTGGTGACCCTGTCCTACTGGGGGTTCGACAACAAGCCGCACACGGGCGAGCTGGTCGTGCGTAAGACGGTGACCGACGACATCGTGACGGTCTTCAAGAAGCTGTACGGGTGGCGCTGGCCGGTCTACCAGATGAAGCTGGTGGACGCGTACAAGGCCGACGACTTCGCTTCGATCGAGGCGAACAACACCTCCGCCTTCAACTGCCGCAGGGCGACCGGTTCCAGCAATTGGTCCAATCACGCCTACGGGGAAGCGATAGACATCAATCCTCAGCAAAACCCATATGTCACCGCAAGTGGCAGCACAGCACACAAAAATGCCGAAAAATACACCGAACGCCCAATGAGGGGTAAAGGTGTGATTAACCCCGGCGACAAGGTGGTCAAGGCCTTCGCCCAGGTGGGCTGGGAGTGGGGCGGCTACTGGTCAGGCGCCAAGGACTATCAGCACTTCTCCAAGGGCGGCGGCTGA
- a CDS encoding MinD/ParA family ATP-binding protein has translation MARHDREESLEEQLAWLDAIKETEEAPVAVSASTASADEPVASPYPKDPWLLVPTQHETPTPPLFRAAVDSVYGPAAADELPEAESEAGEWLGKATIGEEPKSAPGPSAPGQSAPGPSADDPFHAPLKPLPRPDDTDTFRLSFTPPVEPVEPVTSEQDEETVDTSWPTADWSRPDERQPSQLEPLEAEQPRSPEVDDEPGDTLPRNERPQWTVSLPKDEPPQHAEPVQQRAEPVERHSEPIERRHEPIERRPEPPSPQQERPQWTEQQEWRPAEREIPTPPPQPRRRPAPVPVFTAPPRPPVTGRPTAESLDPESLLRGRRNAPSKGWRRMVYKASGGWIKPGEPPEVRRRRDLIARARTPVTTGHHRVAVLSLKGGVGKTTTTVGLGATLAQMRGDRVIAVDANPDRGTLSDKLVLETSATVRDLLNERDQVKRYVDIRAFTSQAPSRLEVLASDRDPSVSEAFSGGDYQAVSQVLENFYSICITDCGTGLLHSAMGGVLGLADQIVLVSSPSVDGARAASATLDWLEAHHYADLVKNATVVLCSVRPRSKSAVDIKKLEAHFAARCRAVIRVPYDPHLEEGAEIDLDRLQESTRDAYLQLAASVGDGFAAQ, from the coding sequence GTGGCAAGACACGATCGAGAAGAATCGCTCGAGGAACAGCTCGCCTGGCTGGACGCGATCAAGGAGACGGAAGAAGCTCCGGTCGCGGTCAGCGCCTCGACTGCTTCTGCCGACGAGCCCGTCGCCTCCCCGTACCCCAAGGACCCGTGGCTGCTCGTCCCGACGCAGCACGAGACGCCGACACCGCCGCTGTTCAGGGCCGCCGTCGACTCGGTGTACGGCCCCGCGGCGGCCGATGAGCTCCCCGAGGCTGAGAGCGAGGCAGGGGAGTGGCTCGGCAAGGCGACCATCGGGGAGGAGCCCAAGAGCGCGCCCGGCCCGAGCGCGCCGGGCCAGAGCGCGCCCGGCCCGAGTGCGGACGATCCTTTCCACGCCCCGCTCAAGCCGCTGCCGCGCCCGGATGACACCGACACGTTCAGGTTGTCGTTCACGCCGCCGGTTGAGCCCGTCGAGCCCGTCACGTCCGAGCAGGACGAGGAGACCGTGGACACCTCGTGGCCGACTGCCGACTGGTCGCGTCCGGACGAAAGGCAGCCGTCCCAGCTCGAGCCGCTCGAGGCTGAGCAGCCCCGCTCTCCGGAGGTGGACGACGAACCGGGGGACACCCTCCCCAGGAACGAGCGCCCGCAGTGGACGGTTTCGCTCCCCAAGGACGAGCCTCCCCAGCACGCCGAGCCGGTCCAGCAGCGAGCCGAGCCGGTGGAGCGGCACTCGGAGCCGATAGAGCGGCGTCATGAGCCGATAGAGCGGCGTCCCGAGCCGCCGTCTCCGCAGCAGGAGCGCCCTCAATGGACCGAGCAGCAGGAATGGCGGCCCGCGGAGCGCGAGATCCCCACGCCGCCTCCTCAGCCGCGCCGCCGCCCGGCGCCGGTCCCGGTGTTCACCGCCCCGCCCAGGCCTCCGGTCACCGGCCGGCCGACCGCCGAGAGCCTCGACCCGGAGTCCCTGCTACGCGGACGGCGTAACGCCCCCTCCAAGGGCTGGCGCCGCATGGTCTACAAGGCGTCCGGTGGCTGGATCAAGCCGGGCGAGCCGCCGGAGGTGCGCCGCCGCCGCGACCTCATCGCCCGTGCCCGTACTCCGGTGACGACAGGACACCACCGGGTGGCCGTGCTGAGCCTGAAGGGCGGCGTGGGCAAGACCACGACCACGGTCGGCCTGGGCGCCACGCTGGCCCAGATGCGCGGCGACCGCGTCATCGCCGTGGACGCCAACCCCGACCGCGGCACGCTCTCCGACAAGCTGGTCCTGGAGACCTCGGCCACCGTGCGTGACCTGCTCAACGAGCGCGACCAGGTCAAGCGGTACGTCGACATCAGGGCGTTCACCTCGCAGGCGCCCTCGCGGCTGGAGGTGCTGGCCTCCGATCGCGACCCGTCGGTCTCCGAGGCGTTCAGCGGGGGCGACTATCAGGCCGTCTCCCAGGTGCTGGAGAACTTCTACTCGATCTGCATCACCGACTGCGGCACCGGCCTGCTCCACTCCGCCATGGGCGGAGTGCTCGGACTGGCCGACCAGATCGTGCTGGTCAGCTCCCCGTCGGTGGACGGCGCCAGAGCGGCCTCGGCCACGCTCGACTGGCTGGAGGCCCACCACTACGCCGACCTCGTGAAGAACGCGACCGTGGTGTTGTGCAGCGTCCGGCCCCGGTCGAAGTCGGCGGTCGACATCAAAAAGCTGGAGGCGCACTTCGCCGCCAGGTGCCGCGCCGTGATCCGGGTCCCGTACGACCCGCACCTGGAGGAGGGCGCGGAGATCGACCTGGACCGGCTGCAGGAGTCGACCAGAGACGCCTACCTCCAGCTTGCCGCCTCCGTGGGCGACGGGTTCGCAGCCCAATAA
- a CDS encoding RNA polymerase sigma factor: MTRTTPEEMVEADDAELIRRSIDDPEQFAGVFDRYVEQIHRYVARRLGVQAADDIVAETFLTAFRCRASYDHAQPLARPWLYGIATNLIARQRRDEERFLRALARTGAEPPPEPMADVVIGRVAAQAEDRRLAGALTGLASGDRDVLLLVAVGELAYEEVAQALDIPIGTVRSRLHRARKQARAALGTGYQTRKDA, encoded by the coding sequence ATGACACGAACCACACCGGAGGAGATGGTCGAGGCGGACGACGCCGAGCTCATCCGCCGGTCAATCGACGATCCGGAGCAGTTCGCCGGAGTGTTCGACCGCTATGTCGAGCAGATCCACCGCTATGTCGCGCGGCGGCTGGGTGTGCAGGCCGCCGACGACATCGTGGCGGAGACGTTCCTGACCGCCTTCCGCTGCCGCGCTTCCTACGATCACGCGCAGCCGCTGGCCAGGCCGTGGCTGTACGGCATCGCGACCAACCTCATCGCCAGGCAGCGGCGCGATGAGGAGCGGTTCCTGCGGGCGCTGGCGCGTACCGGTGCGGAGCCGCCGCCGGAGCCGATGGCCGACGTGGTGATCGGGCGCGTGGCCGCGCAGGCCGAGGATCGCCGGCTGGCAGGGGCGCTGACGGGTTTGGCCAGCGGTGATCGCGACGTGCTGCTGCTGGTGGCGGTGGGAGAACTGGCCTACGAGGAGGTGGCGCAGGCGCTCGACATTCCGATCGGGACCGTGCGCTCGCGCCTGCACCGGGCCCGCAAACAGGCGCGGGCCGCCCTCGGCACCGGCTATCAGACGAGAAAGGATGCATGA
- a CDS encoding STAS domain-containing protein: protein MADLDVEVSRAGSGTLVRLIGDLDKLTAPLLKERLLKLFADGRVEIVVDAGRLEFCDSSGLWVLVEHQRRVAAQAGCLRLVGVHGVLQRVLEVTGLKAAFDSVASVDL from the coding sequence GTGGCGGATCTCGACGTCGAGGTGTCGCGTGCCGGCTCGGGCACGCTCGTGCGCTTGATCGGAGATCTCGACAAGCTGACCGCGCCGTTGCTCAAGGAACGCCTGCTGAAGCTGTTCGCGGACGGCCGGGTGGAGATCGTCGTGGATGCCGGGCGGCTGGAGTTCTGCGACTCGAGCGGCCTGTGGGTGCTCGTCGAGCACCAGCGCAGGGTGGCCGCGCAGGCAGGCTGCTTACGGCTGGTCGGCGTGCACGGCGTGCTGCAACGGGTGCTGGAGGTGACCGGCCTCAAGGCCGCCTTCGACAGCGTGGCCTCGGTCGACCTGTGA
- a CDS encoding TetR/AcrR family transcriptional regulator has protein sequence MNAEVTRPRGREATRERILQAARTLFGEHGYEQVTIRMIAAAADANIALVGRYFGSKAGLFGAVLEGEPTISALFKGPAEELARRLAVYAAERMQHPPDSPILRALERSARHPEVEEVARERLIAAVLNPLQAQLGGGPDALARARMVAAVFLGIGALRRRVGPETPTPADVDRLTAIFQACLAK, from the coding sequence ATGAACGCCGAGGTGACCCGGCCCCGCGGCCGGGAGGCCACCCGTGAACGCATCCTGCAGGCCGCCCGCACGCTGTTCGGCGAGCACGGCTACGAGCAGGTGACCATCCGCATGATCGCCGCCGCTGCGGACGCCAACATCGCGCTGGTCGGCCGCTATTTCGGCTCAAAGGCGGGACTGTTCGGTGCGGTGCTGGAGGGCGAGCCGACCATCAGCGCGCTGTTCAAGGGCCCTGCGGAGGAGCTCGCGAGGCGGCTGGCGGTCTACGCCGCCGAGCGCATGCAGCACCCGCCGGACAGCCCGATCCTGCGCGCGCTCGAACGCTCCGCCCGCCATCCCGAGGTCGAGGAGGTGGCCCGCGAGCGTCTGATCGCCGCCGTGCTGAATCCGTTGCAAGCCCAGCTCGGGGGCGGCCCGGACGCTCTGGCCAGGGCCCGCATGGTGGCGGCGGTCTTCCTGGGCATCGGCGCCCTGCGTCGCCGGGTCGGACCGGAGACGCCGACGCCGGCCGACGTGGACCGGCTGACCGCGATCTTCCAGGCGTGCCTGGCCAAGTGA
- a CDS encoding MDR family MFS transporter: protein MVAQARTVSPTKRAYTHREILEVMSGLMLAMLTSMISTSVVGTALPTIVGELGGQDQYSWVASATMLTMTVSTPLWGKLSDLFGRKLLFQSALALFVASSMVAGLSQDMGQLIAARAVQGLGVGGLSALSQVILGDIVSPRERGRYSGYMGAVFGISTVAGPLLGGFIVDTEWLGWRWCFYVVVPFALVAFLVIQKVLRLPKVKRSTSIDIWGATTITASASGLMLLLTLGGTEFEWNSGWTYFLAAISLLMLALAVLAERTAGNPILPPRLFRNRTFVLTSVASMFVGMALFGAMIYLPQYLQIVKGLSPAKSGLMTLPMVGALFVSGVVSGKIVTKTGKWKIFPVAGLFIVAVGLFLLSRLHVDSSEWLIGFDVGVLGVGLGLSMQMLILAAQNGADLRDMASTTSGVSFFRSLGGAVGVAAFGAILTTRLKDEMAQMLSAAGISVPGGPDIQLGSPAAIQQLPGPIKHIVLESFTLGLETVFLVGVPIALLGFVATIFLKELPLRGPAPAPAAPKPPSKDDLVLAGLLLELVAQRVERAGGEPSALLTAVARMAPPDDDRSELERARAVARTVLRPTSRALIAQAAPPQKDLVSGGIPQ from the coding sequence GTGGTAGCCCAGGCGCGGACCGTCTCCCCCACGAAGCGGGCGTACACCCACCGCGAGATCCTCGAGGTCATGTCCGGGCTGATGCTCGCGATGCTCACATCGATGATCTCGACCTCGGTTGTGGGCACGGCTCTGCCGACGATCGTGGGGGAGCTCGGCGGTCAGGACCAATACTCATGGGTCGCATCCGCCACCATGCTGACGATGACGGTGTCCACGCCGTTGTGGGGAAAGCTGTCCGACCTCTTCGGGCGCAAGCTGCTCTTCCAGTCGGCGCTGGCGTTGTTCGTCGCCTCCTCGATGGTGGCCGGCCTGTCGCAGGACATGGGGCAGCTGATCGCGGCGCGGGCCGTGCAAGGCCTGGGTGTGGGCGGTTTGTCGGCACTCTCCCAGGTGATCCTGGGGGACATCGTCTCGCCCCGGGAGCGGGGCCGGTACTCCGGCTACATGGGCGCCGTCTTCGGGATCTCCACGGTCGCGGGGCCGCTGCTCGGCGGGTTCATCGTGGACACCGAATGGCTCGGCTGGCGTTGGTGCTTCTACGTCGTGGTGCCGTTCGCGCTGGTGGCGTTCCTGGTGATCCAGAAGGTGCTGCGGCTGCCCAAGGTCAAGCGGAGCACCTCGATCGACATCTGGGGCGCGACGACGATCACGGCCAGCGCGAGCGGGCTCATGCTGCTGCTGACGCTCGGCGGCACGGAGTTCGAGTGGAACTCGGGCTGGACGTACTTCCTGGCCGCGATCAGCCTGCTCATGCTGGCACTGGCGGTGCTGGCCGAGCGGACGGCGGGCAACCCGATCCTGCCGCCGCGGCTGTTCCGCAACCGTACGTTCGTGCTGACCAGTGTGGCCTCGATGTTCGTCGGCATGGCGCTGTTCGGCGCGATGATCTACCTGCCGCAGTACCTGCAGATCGTCAAGGGCCTCAGCCCGGCCAAGTCGGGTCTGATGACGCTGCCCATGGTGGGAGCGCTCTTCGTGTCCGGCGTGGTCTCCGGCAAGATCGTAACCAAGACCGGCAAGTGGAAGATCTTCCCGGTGGCCGGCTTGTTCATCGTGGCCGTCGGGCTCTTCCTGCTCTCCCGGCTGCACGTGGACTCCAGCGAGTGGCTCATCGGCTTCGACGTGGGCGTTCTCGGCGTCGGCCTGGGCTTGTCCATGCAGATGCTCATCCTGGCCGCCCAGAACGGCGCCGACCTGCGCGACATGGCCTCCACCACGTCGGGCGTGTCGTTCTTCCGCTCCCTGGGCGGCGCCGTCGGCGTGGCCGCGTTCGGCGCGATCCTGACCACCCGGCTCAAGGACGAGATGGCCCAGATGCTCAGCGCGGCGGGCATTTCGGTGCCCGGCGGCCCGGACATCCAGCTCGGCAGCCCCGCCGCCATCCAGCAGCTACCAGGGCCGATCAAGCACATCGTGCTGGAGTCGTTCACTCTCGGCCTGGAGACCGTGTTCCTGGTGGGCGTGCCCATCGCGCTGCTCGGCTTCGTCGCCACGATCTTCCTCAAGGAGCTCCCGCTACGCGGCCCCGCGCCGGCGCCCGCGGCCCCCAAGCCACCCAGCAAGGACGACCTGGTCCTGGCCGGGCTGCTGCTGGAGCTCGTGGCCCAGCGCGTCGAGCGGGCCGGCGGTGAGCCGTCCGCGCTGCTCACCGCGGTCGCCAGGATGGCCCCGCCGGACGACGACCGCTCCGAGCTCGAGCGTGCCAGGGCGGTGGCGCGCACCGTGCTGCGGCCGACCTCGCGTGCCTTGATCGCGCAGGCCGCACCCCCGCAGAAAGACCTCGTCTCTGGAGGAATCCCCCAATGA
- a CDS encoding LLM class flavin-dependent oxidoreductase: protein MALPLSILDLAHIGEGETASDSFTASVALAQRAEELGYQRIWYAEHHNMDSIASSATSVLIAHVAAHTRTIRLGAGGVMLPNHSPLTIAEQFGTLETLHPGRIDLGLGRAPGSDQQTMRALRRSPAAADTFPEDVLELQGYLTGQSRIPGVDATPGKGTDVPLYILGSSLFGAQLAAMLGLPYAFASHFAPTALEEAVALYRREFKPSAQLAQPYVMAALNVIAADTAEEAQEQFLAAKRLRVSRFLGRGRTFTPEEADLILESPAGQQLLQMAKYSAVGDPGEVKDYVDRFAEHAQADELIVVFSAPDRKVWLRSAELLARAYGL, encoded by the coding sequence ATGGCTTTGCCGCTGTCCATCCTTGATCTGGCGCACATCGGTGAGGGCGAGACGGCGAGCGACAGCTTCACCGCGAGCGTGGCCCTGGCCCAGCGTGCGGAGGAGCTCGGATACCAGCGGATCTGGTACGCCGAGCACCACAACATGGACAGCATCGCCTCCTCGGCGACCAGCGTGCTCATCGCCCACGTGGCCGCGCACACCCGGACGATCCGCCTTGGAGCGGGCGGGGTCATGCTCCCGAACCACTCCCCGCTGACGATCGCCGAGCAGTTCGGCACGCTCGAAACCCTGCATCCCGGCCGCATCGACCTCGGGCTCGGCCGGGCGCCCGGCAGTGACCAGCAGACGATGCGGGCCCTGCGCCGCAGTCCGGCCGCCGCGGACACGTTCCCCGAGGACGTGCTGGAGCTGCAGGGGTACCTGACCGGCCAGTCACGCATTCCCGGCGTCGACGCGACCCCCGGCAAGGGCACCGACGTGCCGCTGTACATCCTCGGATCTTCACTGTTCGGCGCCCAACTGGCCGCCATGCTCGGGCTGCCGTACGCGTTCGCCTCGCATTTCGCCCCGACCGCGCTGGAGGAGGCCGTGGCGTTGTACCGGCGGGAGTTCAAGCCGTCCGCGCAGCTGGCGCAGCCGTACGTGATGGCGGCGCTCAACGTGATCGCGGCGGACACGGCCGAGGAGGCGCAGGAGCAGTTCCTGGCGGCCAAGCGGCTGCGGGTGAGCAGGTTCCTCGGGCGGGGGCGCACGTTCACTCCGGAGGAGGCCGACCTGATCCTCGAGTCGCCGGCCGGGCAGCAGCTCCTGCAGATGGCGAAGTACTCCGCGGTCGGGGACCCCGGCGAGGTGAAGGACTACGTCGACCGGTTCGCCGAGCACGCCCAGGCCGACGAGCTCATCGTCGTCTTCTCCGCGCCCGACAGGAAGGTGTGGCTGCGCTCGGCAGAGCTGCTGGCCCGGGCGTACGGACTCTAG
- a CDS encoding CU044_5270 family protein, with translation MMDEFGRFLEATPAITREAKEAARTRLLQAVREPVPMPSVPAPSRRRPRLAWRLALAASVALAVGAGVLAVRGDEQPVTTPVASVQELGDKAARSAEIDPYKITPSPGRWLYVKQTIAPLRKEPESEVDRDKRMTLETWHSLDGKQTALDDGRGKLVIHEVGPGMTGADLARAPVTPEEMIARIGASVDATPATEFDDAGATRQERIFRTISQLLSDQPLVADVRAALFRALPMIQGVSVKQDAIDAAGRHGDAFVYTGALGRYEIIVSPQDYRFLGTYGESVAERTFDLPGGATRTVKAGTPLVWTARMTAKVVDKPGDQL, from the coding sequence ATGATGGATGAGTTCGGACGGTTCCTCGAGGCCACCCCGGCGATCACCCGCGAGGCGAAGGAGGCGGCCCGCACCCGGTTGCTGCAGGCCGTCCGCGAGCCGGTCCCCATGCCGTCGGTGCCCGCGCCGAGTCGGCGCAGGCCGCGCCTGGCCTGGCGGCTGGCGCTCGCCGCGTCAGTCGCGCTGGCCGTCGGCGCGGGCGTCCTCGCGGTACGCGGCGATGAACAACCTGTCACCACCCCGGTCGCCAGCGTGCAGGAGCTCGGCGACAAGGCGGCGAGGAGCGCCGAGATCGACCCGTACAAGATCACGCCGTCGCCGGGCCGCTGGCTGTACGTGAAGCAGACGATCGCTCCGCTCCGCAAGGAGCCGGAGTCCGAGGTGGATCGCGACAAGCGCATGACTCTTGAGACGTGGCACAGCTTGGATGGCAAGCAGACCGCGTTGGACGACGGACGGGGCAAGCTCGTCATCCACGAGGTCGGCCCCGGCATGACGGGCGCGGACCTAGCCAGGGCACCGGTCACCCCCGAGGAAATGATCGCCAGGATCGGGGCGAGCGTCGATGCGACCCCAGCCACGGAGTTCGACGACGCCGGCGCGACCAGGCAGGAGCGGATCTTCCGGACGATCTCCCAGTTGCTGAGCGACCAGCCGCTGGTCGCCGACGTGCGGGCCGCCTTGTTCCGGGCGCTGCCCATGATCCAGGGGGTTTCGGTCAAGCAGGACGCGATCGACGCGGCAGGCCGCCACGGGGACGCATTCGTCTACACGGGAGCCTTGGGGCGCTACGAGATCATTGTGAGCCCGCAGGACTACCGGTTCCTGGGGACGTATGGCGAGAGCGTCGCCGAGCGCACCTTCGACCTCCCTGGTGGCGCGACACGCACGGTCAAGGCGGGCACCCCTCTGGTGTGGACCGCACGTATGACCGCCAAGGTCGTCGACAAGCCCGGCGACCAACTGTAG
- a CDS encoding transposase, with product MQRRSVRADGLLALHSFALGLEKDRQTVVAGLTLPYGNGPMEGTNTKVKLLKRQMYVAPASPYSGSAFCSPD from the coding sequence TTGCAGCGTCGCTCCGTTCGCGCCGATGGCCTGCTCGCCCTGCACAGCTTTGCCCTGGGCCTGGAGAAGGATAGACAGACCGTCGTCGCCGGGCTGACCCTGCCCTACGGCAACGGCCCGATGGAGGGCACAAATACCAAGGTCAAGCTGCTGAAACGTCAGATGTACGTCGCGCCGGCCTCGCCCTACTCCGGCAGCGCATTCTGCTCTCCTGACTGA
- a CDS encoding NUDIX hydrolase produces the protein MHHDDRGVPYVLMQKRSWWSHHGGTWGLPGGARDSHEDAVTSALREAREEAALGGEGLRVQGVYLDDHGGWTFETVIAASAELLAAAPANRESTELRWVALDEVPGRKLHPGFAATWGEIQGALRPDTIVLDVANIVGARAEHGWWRDRAGAATRLLEDVAGLRLEHPVLAQWYPRVVAVVEGAAKHVPPVPGIEVVMAAGSGDDAIVEVVRKARPWERVVVVTADRGLRERVSELGAEVVGPRWLLSQLGDR, from the coding sequence GTGCACCATGACGACCGCGGTGTGCCGTACGTGCTCATGCAGAAACGTTCCTGGTGGAGCCACCACGGCGGCACGTGGGGGCTGCCCGGCGGGGCTCGGGACAGCCACGAGGACGCCGTCACCAGCGCATTGCGCGAGGCTCGCGAGGAGGCGGCGCTCGGCGGCGAAGGGCTGCGGGTGCAGGGTGTCTACCTCGACGATCACGGCGGGTGGACGTTCGAGACGGTGATCGCCGCCTCGGCCGAGCTGCTGGCCGCGGCCCCGGCCAACCGCGAGAGCACCGAACTCCGCTGGGTGGCGCTGGACGAGGTGCCGGGCCGGAAGCTGCATCCGGGCTTCGCGGCGACGTGGGGCGAGATCCAGGGCGCGCTCAGGCCGGACACGATCGTGCTGGACGTGGCCAACATCGTGGGCGCGCGGGCCGAGCACGGCTGGTGGCGCGACCGGGCGGGAGCGGCGACGCGGCTGCTGGAGGACGTGGCCGGGCTCAGGCTGGAGCATCCTGTGCTGGCGCAGTGGTATCCCAGGGTGGTCGCGGTCGTGGAGGGAGCGGCCAAGCACGTGCCCCCGGTTCCCGGGATCGAGGTGGTCATGGCCGCCGGCAGCGGAGACGACGCGATCGTGGAAGTGGTGCGCAAGGCACGGCCGTGGGAGCGGGTCGTCGTGGTCACGGCGGATCGGGGACTACGGGAGCGGGTCAGCGAGCTCGGAGCGGAGGTCGTGGGCCCCCGGTGGCTGCTGTCCCAGCTGGGCGACCGGTAA